In Gouania willdenowi chromosome 17, fGouWil2.1, whole genome shotgun sequence, one DNA window encodes the following:
- the LOC114479553 gene encoding alpha-2-HS-glycoprotein-like, which translates to MKVLMSVVFVGLVLSGAGAQVNVLRPLCDSPEAEEAALLVQDYLNAQHMHGYKYVLNRIEDIKIYTQADGNSTYLLELDLLETECHVLDPTPVSNCSVRRKIVTAVEGDCDVVLKKVSGALMVTDYKCKTEESREDNCVGCHSLLPLNHTSALEFVHISLETFNNRTKNETFLLHEVGRLSSRIVSGGLAYKAEYVVVEGNCTDEPCVPLNDVKAARGLCTARGSNLQHTVDCKMFPSLVPSHDTNSTAAVVHTHAHTGNLTHTHTHRPGLRHHKLPSVHGPELISLFSSESDESEEMLPVAAPTGVQQPAAPTDPAPMASDSSSAADESESMQVPVHFKRDLSAVLHAASPNVPETLTDPVLMKPVCPGRVRFF; encoded by the exons ATGAAGGTCCTGATGAGTGTTGTGTTTGTGGGGCTGGTGCTGAGTGGAGCTGGGGCCCAGGTAAACGTTCTCAGGCCCCTGTGTGACTCCCCAGAGGCCGAGGAGGCGGCTCTGCTGGTCCAGGACTATCTAAACGCTCAGCACATGCACGGATACAAGTACGTCCTGAACAGGATAGAGGACATCAAGATCTACACTCAG gCGGATGGAAACAGCACGTATTTACTGGAGCTGGACCTGCTGGAGACCGAGTGCCACGTGTTGGACCCCACGCCTGTGTCCAACTGCTCAGTGAGGCGCAAAATAGTGACG GCCGTAGAAGGAGACTGTGATGTGGTGCTGAAGAAGGTCTCTGGAGCTTTGATGGTCACAGACTACAAGTGTAAGACAGAAG AATCCAGAGAGGACAACTGTGTGGGGTGTCACTCTCTACTTCCTTTGAACCACACCTCAGCTCTGGAATTTGTTCACATTTCACTGGAAACATTCAACAATAGGACGAAGAATGAAACATTCCTTCTCCACGAGGTTGGAAGGTTGTCCTCACGG ATTGTGTCTGGAGGCCTAGCGTACAAGGCAGAGTATGTTGTTGTTGAGGGAAACTGCACAGATGAACCCTGCGTGCCCCTGAATGATGTCAAGGCG GCTCGTGGTCTCTGCACTGCCAGGGGCTCCAACCTCCAGCACACAGTCGACTGCAAGATGTTTCCTTCGCTG GTGCCCAGTCATGACACCAACAGCACTGCAGCCGTGGTTCACACTCACGCGCACACTGGcaacctgacacacacacacacacacaggcctggCCTGAGGCACCACAAGCTCCCGTCTGTCCACGGCCCCGAGCTCATTAGCCTGTTCTCATCTGAGTCAGATGAGTCTGAGGAAATGCTACCAGTAGCAGCACCCACTGGTGTCCAACAACCAGCAGCACCTACTG ATCCTGCTCCTATGGCCAGTGATTCCAGTTCAGCTGCAGACGAGTCTGAGAGCATGCAGGTTCCCGTCCATTTCAAAAGAGACCTGTCTGCGGTCCTTCATGCTGCGTCGCCCAATGTCCCAGAAACTCTCACTGATCCAGTTTTAATGAAACCCGTTTGTCCAGGAAGAGTTCGGTTCTTTTAA
- the LOC114479065 gene encoding sentrin-specific protease 5-like: MESCESRPGKRAKTRLLCKTRLFFKTCLRCKQQLWRRRRRLRCHFRMKQRVRPTSDPCLALKVQMKKLKPLWFNPPMRSADGSPEPTNQSSDTQLKLSETEDRLKRCRLVASCSVVTCEDERETGARRSEVTAVPSQATPPHSALTSEDDEETEAGRLRSEVMACQSQATPPHRELSATIKEFLSDFYVTYGSFIPLHRDDVLTHVKRTFNNADLSDRRDEILFEVDICQSEIAQKATPPFCVRYRKHALRLDDLLTLADQHWLNDQVINMYGELIVDSSNHKVHFLNSFFHRQLMTKGYEGVKRWTKKVDLFSKDLLLVPVHLQVHWCLVTVDMSLKKISLYDSRGIAFHEVAQNILRYLMTEAKEKHQISFKDGWMVSLDENVPQQKNSNDCGVFILEYSRCFGLNKPLHFTQNDVPKIRKRIYRELCECKVHV; encoded by the exons ATGGAAAGCTGTGAATCACGTCCTGGAAA GAGAGCGAAGACACGCCTCCTCTGTAAGACACGCCTCTTCTTTAAGACATGCCTTCGATGTAAACAGCAGCTGTGGAGGAGGCGGCGCCGGCTACGATGTCACTTCAGAATGAAACAACGCGTCAGACCGACCTCTGACCCCTGCCTCGCGTTAAAGGTGCAGATGAAGAAACTCAAACCTCTGTGGTTTAACCCACCAATGAGATCAGCCGATGGTTCACCTgaaccgaccaatcagagctcaGACACTCAGCTCAAACTCAGTGAGACGGAGGATCGTCTGAAGCGTTGTCGTCTCGTCGCTTCGTGCAGTGTCGTCACATGTGAAGACGAACGGGAAACTGGAGCACGAAGATCAGAGGTCACCGCAGTTCCGAgccaggccacgccccctcacaG TGCTCTCACAAGTGAAGACGATGAGGAAACTGAAGCAGGAAGgttgaggtcagaggtcatggcGTGTCAGAgccaggccacgccccctcacaGAGAGCTCAGCGCCACCATTAAAG AGTTCCTCTCTGACTTCTACGTGACGTACGGAAGTTTCATCCCACTGCATCGCGACGACGTCCTGACGCACGTGAAAAGGACGTTTAATAACGCTGACCTCAGCGATCG GAGGGATGAAATCTTGTTTGAGGTCGACATATGTCAATCCGAGATCGCCCAGAAGGCCACGCCCCCCTTCTGCGTGCGCTACAGGAAACACGCGCTCCGATTGGACGATTTGTTGACCCTGGCCGATCAGCATTGGCTCAATGACCAG GTGATCAATATGTACGGCGAGCTGATTGTGgattcatccaatcacaag GTTCACTTTCTCAACAGTTTCTTCCATCGTCAGCTCATGACTAAAGGATACGAGGGTGTGAAGCGATGGACCAAGAAG GTGGATTTGTTCTCCAAGGATCTTCTTCTGGTTCCCGTTCATCTGCAGGTTCACTGGTGTTTGGTGACGGTGGACATGTCCCTTAAGAAGATCAGCCTCTATGACTCTCGGGGCATAGCCTTCCATGAAGTGGCCCAG AACATTCTGAGGTACTTGATGACCGAAGCAAAAGAAAAGCATCAGATATCGTTCAAGGACGGTTGGATGGTGTCGTTGGACGAG AACGTTCCTCAGCAGAAGAACAGCAACGACTGTGGAGTTTTCATCCTGGAG TACTCCAGATGCTTCGGCCTCAACAAACCACTGCACTTTACACAGAACGACGTTCCAAAGATTAGAAAGAGGATCTACAGAGAACTCTGTGAATGTAAGGTCCACGTGTGA